In the genome of Nitrosopumilus sp., one region contains:
- a CDS encoding glycosyltransferase family 2 protein, translating into MTHKNPQISIILPTYNESQNIVNILKSIHANIPKGIYAETIIVDDNSPDGTGKIVEEYISNFKKIAENTIAIIHRTAKNGLSSAILNGIQNAKGETIVVMDSDFSHPPQVLPKMIEAFKQYQCDLVVASRYITGGKIHGWTTKRKLMSKAATIIAKQGLGVKTKDPMSGFFAFKKNIIKGLNFDALGYKILLEILVKTKGINIKEIPYTFENRQLGSSKLDSSTIIDYFKSVWKLYKNGKTKTINEKRNSVHFLSKAARFFTVGASGFVVNYIISMILTSNLIEMWYLHANIFGIVASISTNFTLNKIWTFEDKDFSRKKTLTQYGKFGLFSSLGALVQLGMVFWLVDSYDIAYPLALISAIGVAAFSNFILNKKLTFKEKLWN; encoded by the coding sequence ATGACGCATAAAAATCCTCAAATTTCCATTATTTTGCCAACATACAATGAATCTCAAAATATTGTAAATATTTTAAAATCAATTCATGCAAATATTCCAAAGGGAATCTACGCTGAAACAATAATTGTTGATGATAATTCTCCGGATGGAACAGGAAAAATTGTGGAAGAGTATATATCAAATTTTAAAAAAATTGCCGAAAATACTATTGCTATCATTCACAGAACAGCAAAAAATGGACTTTCTTCTGCAATATTAAATGGAATACAAAATGCAAAAGGTGAAACAATAGTTGTAATGGATTCTGATTTCTCACATCCACCACAAGTGCTTCCAAAAATGATTGAAGCATTCAAGCAATATCAATGTGATCTTGTTGTGGCATCACGATATATTACAGGAGGAAAAATTCATGGTTGGACAACAAAAAGAAAACTAATGAGTAAAGCTGCAACAATTATTGCAAAGCAAGGGTTAGGTGTAAAAACAAAAGATCCAATGTCTGGATTTTTTGCTTTTAAAAAAAATATCATTAAAGGATTAAACTTTGATGCACTAGGTTACAAAATTCTTTTAGAAATCCTTGTAAAAACAAAAGGGATTAACATTAAAGAAATTCCATACACTTTTGAAAATAGACAGTTAGGTTCAAGTAAACTAGATTCATCAACAATTATTGATTATTTTAAATCTGTCTGGAAATTATACAAAAATGGAAAAACAAAAACCATAAATGAAAAACGTAATTCAGTTCACTTCCTTTCAAAAGCTGCTAGATTTTTTACTGTAGGTGCTTCTGGATTTGTTGTAAATTATATAATTTCTATGATTTTGACATCCAATTTAATTGAAATGTGGTATTTACACGCAAATATTTTTGGAATCGTTGCATCCATTTCAACTAATTTCACTCTAAATAAAATTTGGACATTTGAAGATAAAGATTTTTCACGAAAGAAAACATTAACACAATATGGTAAATTTGGTTTATTTAGCTCATTAGGTGCACTTGTACAACTTGGTATGGTATTTTGGCTAGTTGATTCTTATGATATTGCATACCCTCTTGCTTTAATCTCTGCCATTGGAGTTGCAGCATTTAGTAATTTTATCTTAAACAAAAAATTAACTTTCAAAGAAAAACTTTGGAATTAA
- the nth gene encoding endonuclease III, with the protein MKKILLGMTNTMNSVKPPRMTALRELHEAETGGPFSILIGTILSARTKDESTTKVVKALFSKYKNAKELANAKLKDVEKIIRPIGFYHVKSKRIIEVAKIIHSQFKGIVPDDLETLVKLPGVGRKTANCVLVYAYEKPAIPVDIHVHRISNRLGLVDTKTPEETEQELMKKIPKKFWIDINDTFVMYGQNICKPISPMCDVCKIKNICKFYKLNKT; encoded by the coding sequence ATGAAAAAAATTCTTCTTGGCATGACAAATACAATGAATTCTGTAAAACCACCAAGAATGACTGCACTTAGAGAACTACATGAAGCTGAAACAGGTGGTCCATTTAGTATACTCATTGGGACGATACTTTCAGCTCGAACAAAAGATGAGAGTACTACCAAAGTAGTCAAGGCTTTATTTTCTAAATACAAAAATGCAAAAGAGCTAGCAAATGCTAAACTAAAAGATGTGGAGAAAATTATTCGGCCTATTGGCTTCTATCATGTAAAATCAAAGAGAATTATTGAAGTTGCAAAAATCATTCATTCTCAGTTCAAAGGAATTGTGCCTGATGATCTTGAAACTTTGGTAAAACTACCTGGAGTTGGAAGAAAGACTGCAAATTGTGTTCTAGTTTATGCATATGAAAAACCTGCAATTCCTGTTGATATTCATGTTCATAGAATATCAAACAGATTAGGTTTGGTAGATACTAAAACACCAGAAGAAACAGAACAAGAACTAATGAAAAAAATCCCTAAAAAATTTTGGATTGATATTAATGATACATTTGTTATGTATGGACAAAATATCTGTAAACCAATTTCACCAATGTGTGATGTTTGTAAAATAAAAAATATCTGCAAGTTTTACAAACTAAATAAAACATAG
- a CDS encoding aconitase X catalytic domain-containing protein, producing the protein MELTKEEESALKGEQGETMEMAYRILSATGEATDAEKLVPVKWVHLSGVNYNTIGDAGEEFLSNISKDARVKVKTTLNPMGFDIDNVSNYNLDNNFISKQLSIKKSYETMGVIPSFSCIPYEIFDIPENGTQVAFAESNAAIHANSYDNLKTNKESAFSALASAITGKSPYSSLRKEDSPNITIRMKVSSPNELIYGMLGFFAGKVGDTSVNISGLGEMDTRQCKAMCGGMGTSGTCAKFLFGEGESDCEKIDFDEKEMQNVHDELNTAEKGDIITLGSPQLGLEEIADLTNKLKGRSFKKRCMVFTPRTIKEQAKKIGYTNELERAGCEILSDCCTCLTPLINKESVDAVTTNSIKGAFYLKNSNGVNVNLKSLSQIIKDETS; encoded by the coding sequence TTGGAATTAACTAAAGAAGAAGAATCTGCATTGAAAGGAGAACAGGGAGAAACTATGGAAATGGCATACAGAATTTTATCTGCTACTGGTGAAGCAACTGATGCAGAAAAATTAGTTCCTGTAAAATGGGTACATCTTTCTGGAGTAAATTATAATACAATCGGAGATGCAGGTGAAGAATTTTTATCAAATATTAGTAAAGATGCAAGAGTTAAAGTAAAAACAACATTAAATCCAATGGGATTTGATATTGATAATGTATCAAACTACAATTTAGATAATAATTTCATTTCAAAACAATTATCAATAAAAAAATCATATGAAACAATGGGGGTTATTCCATCATTTTCTTGTATACCATATGAGATTTTTGATATTCCAGAAAATGGTACACAGGTTGCATTTGCAGAAAGTAATGCTGCAATTCATGCAAATTCATATGACAATCTAAAAACAAACAAAGAAAGTGCATTTAGTGCTTTGGCAAGTGCAATAACTGGAAAAAGTCCATATTCTTCTTTAAGAAAAGAAGACTCTCCTAACATAACAATTAGAATGAAAGTAAGCAGTCCCAATGAATTGATATATGGTATGCTTGGGTTTTTTGCAGGCAAAGTGGGAGATACATCAGTAAATATTTCAGGGCTTGGGGAAATGGATACGCGTCAATGTAAGGCCATGTGTGGAGGCATGGGTACTTCAGGAACATGTGCAAAATTCTTGTTTGGTGAGGGAGAATCTGATTGTGAAAAAATAGATTTTGATGAAAAAGAGATGCAAAACGTTCATGATGAATTAAACACAGCAGAAAAAGGAGATATCATAACACTTGGAAGTCCTCAATTAGGTTTAGAAGAGATTGCTGATTTGACAAACAAGCTCAAAGGGAGATCATTTAAGAAAAGATGTATGGTGTTTACTCCCAGAACCATTAAGGAACAAGCTAAAAAAATTGGTTATACAAATGAGCTTGAACGTGCAGGATGTGAAATTCTTTCTGATTGTTGTACATGTTTAACTCCGTTAATTAACAAAGAAAGTGTTGATGCAGTTACAACAAATAGTATCAAAGGTGCATTTTATTTAAAAAATTCTAATGGTGTGAATGTCAATTTAAAATCATTATCACAAATAATTAAAGATGAAACATCATGA
- a CDS encoding DUF126 domain-containing protein — protein sequence MKVLVKGKIQGIVLKSENPINFLGTVEKKSGIISDKNHDLFDKSIKDSILVFPSGVGSSVGAYTIYSIKSNNSAPLAMVCKKADLTVATGCALANIPLLIISENEFNSFKTGMKILIDTESSTPITSV from the coding sequence ATGAAAGTACTTGTTAAAGGAAAAATTCAAGGTATTGTTTTAAAATCTGAAAATCCGATTAATTTTTTGGGTACAGTAGAAAAAAAATCTGGAATAATTAGCGATAAAAATCACGACCTGTTTGACAAATCAATTAAAGATTCAATTCTTGTATTTCCAAGTGGTGTAGGAAGCAGTGTTGGAGCATATACAATTTATTCAATAAAATCAAATAATTCTGCACCTCTTGCAATGGTTTGTAAGAAAGCTGATCTAACAGTAGCAACAGGATGTGCTTTGGCAAATATTCCACTTTTGATTATTTCAGAAAATGAATTTAATTCATTTAAAACAGGTATGAAAATTTTAATTGATACTGAATCATCAACACCAATAACTTCAGTTTAA
- a CDS encoding tandem-95 repeat protein produces the protein MDYAKVRFSLMILLLVSSAFFPSTQMSFADHLDDTVITGPTNEEISDNHFATNITIGPSGTLTIKDGGTLNLSGQLLVTNGGTLIIENGGTLRLYNDLIQPLNLAAVSQGGNVVQYGALVVDNPSAVVANSGPASQWFLACGATQSFAGAGFQGNIEIEDPCLSAPIAGDDTDSVDEGGTTTTNIVSNDSDADDGLDLSSITITSGPTNGALVDNGDGTIDYTHDGSETTSDTYTYTIDDNSGETSNEATVDITVIPVNDIPEAQDDTDSVDEGGTTTTNIVSNDSDADDGLDLSSITITSGPTNGALVDNGDGTIDYTHDGSETTSDTYTYTIDDNSGETSNEATVDITVYLINTPPTLDDLIEPPAILEDALIQIVNLSGITAGNGEVQTLTVIATSDNTALIPDPIVTYNSPDTTGSLSYAPVANANGEAEITVTVSDGIDSTEKSFTVIVIPVNDIPEAQDDTDSVDEGGTTTTNIVSNDSDADDGLDLSSITITSGPTNGALVDNGDGTIDYTHDGSETTSDTYTYTIDDNSGETSNEATVDITVISENDTPVATIISPLDNDVFILGEQIDFVGTATDSEDGDISSSLEWFNGYAGLLGTGPSLSLSNLPEGVHEITLQIVDSVGLVDQDIITITVQIDFENQLFCDDLTIAELEKKALKGKYNLIDNRGGLSDTLIGTDKADLILAGDYGDIVKAKAGNDCIIGGSGNDDLRGQAGNDEIFGLGGDDMIRGNDGNDTLDGGSGGDIIKGDEGNDRINGNDGHDELNGGDGNDTINGGSGNDEIFGKDGNDKLDGGLGTDTINGGSGNDEIKGGDGDDTILGGSGNDKLDGGNEDDIITGGAGDDHIKGGDGDDEITGGAGKDKIDGENGFDILLGNGGDDHIKGGDGDDEIFGGSGKDKIDGDDGNDTIKGGLDNDELKGDDGNDTILGGAGDDHIKGGDGNDDLRGQAGFDTLKGEKGIDSLNGGADEDTCYEDSDDTLKNCEIIKSHHDKKDKKKDDD, from the coding sequence ATGGATTATGCAAAGGTCAGATTTTCTCTAATGATACTTTTGCTAGTCAGTTCTGCATTTTTCCCATCTACTCAGATGTCTTTTGCAGATCATCTTGATGATACAGTCATTACAGGTCCTACAAACGAGGAAATTTCAGATAATCATTTTGCTACTAACATAACTATTGGTCCTTCTGGAACATTAACAATCAAAGATGGCGGAACTCTAAATCTTTCTGGACAACTATTAGTTACTAATGGCGGGACATTAATCATTGAAAATGGTGGAACACTAAGACTTTACAATGATCTAATACAGCCTCTTAATTTAGCGGCAGTTTCTCAAGGAGGAAATGTTGTTCAATATGGAGCATTGGTTGTTGATAATCCATCTGCAGTTGTAGCAAATTCTGGTCCAGCAAGTCAATGGTTCCTTGCATGTGGTGCAACACAATCTTTTGCAGGAGCAGGTTTTCAAGGAAATATTGAGATAGAAGATCCTTGTCTTTCTGCACCAATAGCAGGAGATGATACAGATTCAGTAGACGAAGGCGGAACAACAACAACTAACATTGTATCTAATGACTCAGATGCAGATGATGGTCTTGATTTGTCATCAATTACAATAACTAGTGGACCAACCAATGGTGCACTTGTAGATAACGGAGATGGAACTATTGATTATACACATGATGGTTCAGAAACAACATCTGACACTTACACTTACACAATTGATGATAATTCAGGAGAAACATCCAATGAAGCAACCGTAGATATCACAGTTATCCCAGTTAACGATATTCCAGAAGCACAAGACGATACAGATTCAGTAGACGAAGGCGGAACAACAACAACTAACATTGTATCTAATGACTCAGATGCAGATGATGGTCTTGATTTGTCATCAATTACAATAACTAGTGGACCAACCAATGGTGCACTTGTAGATAACGGAGATGGAACTATTGATTATACACATGATGGTTCAGAAACAACATCTGACACTTACACTTACACAATTGATGATAATTCAGGAGAAACATCCAATGAAGCAACCGTAGATATCACAGTTTACTTGATTAACACTCCACCAACTTTAGATGATCTGATTGAACCACCCGCAATTCTTGAAGATGCTCTGATACAGATAGTAAATCTATCTGGAATTACTGCCGGTAATGGCGAAGTCCAGACTCTTACAGTTATAGCTACTTCTGATAATACTGCACTGATTCCAGATCCAATCGTTACTTACAATTCTCCTGATACTACAGGTTCATTATCTTATGCCCCAGTAGCTAATGCAAATGGTGAAGCAGAAATAACAGTAACTGTTTCAGATGGAATTGATTCTACAGAAAAATCATTTACAGTTATAGTTATCCCAGTTAACGATATTCCAGAAGCACAAGACGATACAGATTCAGTAGACGAAGGCGGAACAACAACAACTAACATTGTATCTAATGACTCAGATGCAGATGATGGTCTTGATTTGTCATCAATTACAATAACTAGTGGACCAACCAATGGTGCACTTGTAGATAACGGAGATGGAACTATTGATTATACACATGATGGTTCAGAAACAACATCTGACACTTACACTTACACAATTGATGATAATTCAGGAGAAACATCCAATGAAGCAACCGTAGATATCACAGTTATCTCAGAAAATGATACTCCTGTTGCCACAATTATTTCTCCACTTGATAATGATGTCTTCATTTTGGGAGAACAAATTGACTTTGTAGGAACTGCTACTGATTCTGAAGATGGAGATATATCTTCTAGTTTGGAATGGTTTAACGGCTATGCTGGTTTATTAGGAACTGGTCCTTCACTTTCACTTTCCAATCTTCCTGAAGGAGTACATGAGATTACTTTACAGATAGTTGATTCAGTAGGTTTAGTGGATCAAGACATTATTACAATAACAGTACAAATTGATTTTGAAAATCAGTTGTTTTGTGACGACTTGACTATTGCCGAACTAGAAAAGAAAGCATTGAAAGGAAAATACAATTTGATTGACAATAGAGGTGGTTTGAGTGATACACTGATAGGAACCGATAAGGCAGATCTTATTCTTGCTGGAGACTATGGAGATATTGTAAAAGCTAAAGCAGGAAATGATTGTATTATTGGAGGTTCTGGAAATGATGATCTTAGAGGACAAGCAGGCAATGATGAGATATTTGGATTAGGTGGAGATGATATGATTCGTGGCAATGATGGCAATGATACCCTTGATGGTGGAAGTGGTGGTGATATCATAAAAGGAGATGAAGGAAATGATAGAATTAATGGAAATGATGGACATGATGAACTCAATGGAGGAGATGGAAATGATACTATCAACGGAGGTTCTGGAAATGATGAGATATTTGGAAAAGATGGAAATGACAAACTTGATGGTGGATTAGGTACTGATACTATCAACGGAGGTTCTGGAAATGATGAGATCAAAGGCGGTGACGGCGATGATACTATCCTTGGAGGTTCTGGAAATGACAAACTTGATGGTGGAAATGAAGACGATATAATCACTGGCGGTGCAGGAGATGATCACATCAAAGGCGGTGACGGCGATGATGAAATCACTGGCGGTGCAGGAAAAGATAAGATTGATGGTGAAAATGGTTTTGATATTTTACTTGGAAATGGAGGAGATGATCACATCAAAGGCGGTGACGGCGATGATGAAATCTTTGGAGGTTCTGGAAAAGACAAGATTGACGGCGATGATGGTAATGATACCATCAAAGGTGGCTTAGATAATGATGAACTCAAAGGCGATGATGGTAATGATACTATCCTTGGCGGTGCAGGAGATGATCACATCAAAGGCGGTGACGGAAATGATGATCTTAGAGGACAAGCAGGATTTGATACACTAAAGGGAGAAAAAGGAATTGATTCCCTGAATGGCGGTGCTGATGAGGATACATGTTATGAAGACAGTGACGATACTCTGAAAAATTGTGAAATTATAAAGTCTCATCATGATAAGAAAGACAAAAAGAAAGATGATGATTAA